The sequence below is a genomic window from Dehalococcoidia bacterium.
ACTACAAAATTACAAATTCTATACTTACTTGGGAAAAAATATTCAAATAATGATTGGTTTAATATGGGGCAATTGAGCTTAGGTTCTATGATAAATGGAGGAATCTATGATCAATTAGTGGGAGGTTTTGCAAGATATTCAACTGATAAGAAATGGATAGTTCCTCATTTTGAAAAGATGCTTTATGACAATGCATTGATTTTATCAATTATGTGTACTTCTTATAAGGTAACTAAAAACTCAAAAATTCTTGAAGCAATAGACCAAACATTTGACTTTCTAGATAATGAAATGAAAACTACAGAAAATCTATTTTTTAGTACTCAAGATGCTGATTCAGAAGGTGAAGAAGGTGCATATTACATTTGGGATTATAATGAAATAAAAAAAATATTAAATCCAAAAGATTTCAATATAATTTCTAGTTTATGGGATATTACAGAAGAAGGAGATATTGATGGTAAAAATGTCCTTAATGTTTCAAAATCTTTAGATCAAATTTCAGAAGAAAAAAACATATCTACTTTAGATATTGATTCTGCAATATCTAGAGCAAAGAATAATTTGATAGAAATAAGACAAAAAAGAATAAAGCCGAGAACGGATAAAAAGATTGTTTCATCATGGAATGCATTACTTATATCTAGTCTTTGTAATAGGTACAATATTACCAATGAAAAGAAATATCTTGAGCAAGCAAAAAGTACTGCAGAGTCTATTTTGAAATTCAATCTCAAGAATAATGTTTTGCTTCATACTACAGAAGGAGAAAATTCATTTCTAGAAGATTATTCTTATTTTATATCCTCATTATTTGAACTATATAACTCTTCATTGGATCCCTACTGGTTCAATTTAGCTAAAGATTTTTGTGATGAAACTATATTAAAGTTTTGGAGTAAAAAAGAAAGTATTTTTTTTGATTCAGTTGAGAGTACTGAACTAATAATAAGACCAAAAGGCTTTTTCGATCCAATGGTTCCTAATCCTGCTGCAATTGCAGCACAAAATCTATATAAAATTTACAGATTTACTGGAGAAGAAAAATATTTTAAAATAGTCGGAGAATCAATAAAAAAAGTTTCAGGACTTCTAGATAAAAGTCCCCTTGATGTACCTTCATGGTTTATGTTGTATTATCAAATGCAAGAACAAAATTATGAGATATTGATTTCAGGTAAAAAGGAAGATAATTTTTATGAAGAATCAAAATCTCTTATATTGTCTTCTTTTATTCCTAACTTAATTTTTTGTTCTTCTACCGGAAATAGAAAAGAGTTAGATCTACCGATTATGAAAGGAAGAAGAAACGATAATAAAACTACTGTTTATATTTGTAAAAATTATGTTTGTAATTTACCCATAAACAATATTAAAGACCTAAATAATCAACTCACTAAAATAGTTGGAGTTTATAAATGAATATTGTACTTTATGAGCCTGAAATACCTCATAATACTGGAAATATAATAAGGTTATGTGCAAATATTAATGCTGATTTACACCTTATACAACCTCTTGGTTTTACTCTCAATGATAAAAATCTACGAAGAGCTTCTTTGGATTATTTTGATATTTGCAATGTTCATATTCATGAAAATTTTGAGAATTTTATGAATATGAAGGGGAAATCTGAGATATACCTGACTGATACAAAGGCTGAAAATAAATATACAGATTTAAATTATAATATTTCTGACACATTTGTATTTGGATCAGAAAGCAAAGGTATAAGTAAGGCTGTACTGCAAAAATTTCAATCAAAAAATAAGATTTATATACCTATGTTTCCAAACATACGTTCGATCAATATTTGTAATTCAGTTTCTGTGATTGCTTATGAGTGTTGGAGGCAATCAAAATTTATTATTGAATAGGAGAAAATTCACTTGGCATTACAATTTTATTTTCCATAAACAATGGTGGTTTTGCTTCAGATTTTGGAGGCCATCCTATTGATGAAAATTTTTCTCTAGCCTCAGTTCTATGTTGAAGACTTTTATATCCCCATATGTGCATAAATTTATTCACTTCTCCCACTTCTGAAACAAAAGCTCCAACTAATGGAGCTAGAGATTTTCTTGCTTCAATTTTTTCCTCCCAAGCTGGTAACATTTTATTAATTTCATTAAATGGGAAAGTATAGATTCTCATTTCAAAGAATGGACCAATATTTCTTTGTTCCCATTTTGGACTAAAAGATACCGGCTTCCAAAATTCAGTATTCATTCTTAACATGTATTCTGCTGTATCTGGTGGCCAAAGATTTTTCTTTACAGCTTTTTCTCTACATTGATTTCTATGTTCCATATTTTCATAAGGCCAAACATGAACTATTTGATTTAATACACCAATTTCTGAATACCAAAAAGCTCCAATTTTTGAAATCGTATTTCTTCCTTCAATTTTTTCTTGAAATTTACTTATAACAGTTTGTAATGAACCAGCTTTGATTTGGTAGGTCCTAAATTCATATATCATAATAGTCCTTTTTTTTAATTTAGAAAATAGTAAGAAAAGGTTACAATAAAACTAAGTAAAAGTATAGGAGAAATAATGTCCCCAGATAATCCGATTTTAGTTAGAAAAAGTTCTGTAAATTTTATGGAAGATCCAATTCAAGATAATGAGGTAAATTCAATTATTAAAGCTGCTATGTGGGCTCCATCATCAAGAAATGCTCAACCGTGGCGTATCATAGGTGTAAAAAGTAACTCAGTAAAGTTTAATCAAATTATTGAATGTTTGTCATCGGATAATAGAGTTTGGGCAAAAAAATCTGGATTAATATTAATATTTTCTACAAAAGAGATTGATGAAAAATTTAATCCAAAAATATTTCTAGATATCGGATTTAGTGGTCAAAATGCCATGATAGAAGCAACAAGGTTAGGATTAGAAACACATCCAATAGGGGGTTGGGATGAGGGTTTAGTAAAGTCTGTAGTTAATATTCCTAGTGAAAGCAAAGTTGGATTTTTATTGGTTGTAGGAAAACCAGGTAATGAAAAAACATTGCCTGATGAACTAATTGATTCACACCAAAAAATTAGAGAAAGAAATGATGTTGAAATGAATTTTAATTATGATCAATGGGGAGAAAAATTTTAAGATCTAATAGAAGAAGCCAATAATTCTACAGCAGATCTATAGCTATTTTCGCCAAATCCCTGAACTGTTCCAATAACTGCTGAAACAATTAGTGATTTTTGTCTCCATGATTCTGGTCTTGAGTATATGTTTGACATATGTACTTCGACACAAGGGTAACTAACTGATTTTATTGCATCATGCAGTGCAGTAGAAGAATGAGTTAGTGCACCAGCATTAATTATGCAGCCATCGATAGAATTATTTTTCCCATGCATAAAATCTAAGATTTCACCTTCATGATTACTTTGATAGAATTCTAAATTAACACTAATTTCTTTAGAAAATTCTTTTAGGTTATCATTTATTTCATCAAGTGTTTTTGAACCGTATATTTCAGGCTCTCTTTTACCAAGCATATTAAGATTAGGTCCATTTACGATTAATATTTTTAATTCATTACTCATAAGCAACTTTATTTATTTGATTTAGATATATTCTAATATAATCTATGATAATCGAAAACGTAAACTAAAAATATGATTTTGTATATATTGGAGAGTAAATAATGAAATTAATTCAATTGTCAAATTCTGAAAACTCTAGAATAGTAGGGGTTTTATTTGAGAACAAAATATTTAACATAACTGAAATAAACAAAAATTTAAGTACTACATATGAATTAATTAACTATTCATTATCTAGCGACTTGAGTTTAGAAAATATTATTACTAATTTATTGGAAAAAGCGCCAGCTCTCAAATATTCTTATGATGAG
It includes:
- a CDS encoding thioredoxin domain-containing protein, which produces MNYLSKEKSEYLLQHSKNPVNWYPWVNEAFERAKNEDKPIFLSIGYSSCHWCHVMEEESFEDIETAEILNKNFISIKVDREERPDIDSVYMAAIQMITGRGGWPASIFMNSKGEPFYAGTYFPKFDRHNIPAFKSVLAKIIEIYHNDRSSIDNHTKVVIEGLRKFFNSSEISNIQSDNIYEKIIDQINKSFDFENGGFGDFPKFPETTKLQILYLLGKKYSNNDWFNMGQLSLGSMINGGIYDQLVGGFARYSTDKKWIVPHFEKMLYDNALILSIMCTSYKVTKNSKILEAIDQTFDFLDNEMKTTENLFFSTQDADSEGEEGAYYIWDYNEIKKILNPKDFNIISSLWDITEEGDIDGKNVLNVSKSLDQISEEKNISTLDIDSAISRAKNNLIEIRQKRIKPRTDKKIVSSWNALLISSLCNRYNITNEKKYLEQAKSTAESILKFNLKNNVLLHTTEGENSFLEDYSYFISSLFELYNSSLDPYWFNLAKDFCDETILKFWSKKESIFFDSVESTELIIRPKGFFDPMVPNPAAIAAQNLYKIYRFTGEEKYFKIVGESIKKVSGLLDKSPLDVPSWFMLYYQMQEQNYEILISGKKEDNFYEESKSLILSSFIPNLIFCSSTGNRKELDLPIMKGRRNDNKTTVYICKNYVCNLPINNIKDLNNQLTKIVGVYK
- a CDS encoding tRNA (cytidine(34)-2'-O)-methyltransferase, yielding MNIVLYEPEIPHNTGNIIRLCANINADLHLIQPLGFTLNDKNLRRASLDYFDICNVHIHENFENFMNMKGKSEIYLTDTKAENKYTDLNYNISDTFVFGSESKGISKAVLQKFQSKNKIYIPMFPNIRSINICNSVSVIAYECWRQSKFIIE
- a CDS encoding NIPSNAP family protein; amino-acid sequence: MIYEFRTYQIKAGSLQTVISKFQEKIEGRNTISKIGAFWYSEIGVLNQIVHVWPYENMEHRNQCREKAVKKNLWPPDTAEYMLRMNTEFWKPVSFSPKWEQRNIGPFFEMRIYTFPFNEINKMLPAWEEKIEARKSLAPLVGAFVSEVGEVNKFMHIWGYKSLQHRTEAREKFSSIGWPPKSEAKPPLFMENKIVMPSEFSPIQ
- a CDS encoding nitroreductase family protein, encoding MSPDNPILVRKSSVNFMEDPIQDNEVNSIIKAAMWAPSSRNAQPWRIIGVKSNSVKFNQIIECLSSDNRVWAKKSGLILIFSTKEIDEKFNPKIFLDIGFSGQNAMIEATRLGLETHPIGGWDEGLVKSVVNIPSESKVGFLLVVGKPGNEKTLPDELIDSHQKIRERNDVEMNFNYDQWGEKF
- the aroQ gene encoding type II 3-dehydroquinate dehydratase, whose product is MSNELKILIVNGPNLNMLGKREPEIYGSKTLDEINDNLKEFSKEISVNLEFYQSNHEGEILDFMHGKNNSIDGCIINAGALTHSSTALHDAIKSVSYPCVEVHMSNIYSRPESWRQKSLIVSAVIGTVQGFGENSYRSAVELLASSIRS